One region of Ictalurus furcatus strain D&B chromosome 17, Billie_1.0, whole genome shotgun sequence genomic DNA includes:
- the LOC128621785 gene encoding olfactory receptor 52B2-like yields the protein MFSLFFNYIYRTEKPMAMASLGNLYNISSVLLLQGLELPLVASLPAFLFAMLSYMIILFCNFILLITIILNKSLHQPMYLLLLNLPINDIVGSTALLPQIINELMWDTRTMEFSTCVTQAFFIHVYGVGAVLILSAMAYDRYMAICLPLRYNTVMTHGHIMKVISVVWILNFILIAILFYLLLRLPRCKSQMTHSYCDNPSLLQLVCADTTVNNIYGLLITAITQIIGVGLILFTYLQILVACFRNKRSDTRSKALQTCATHLIVFLILECLGLFTIISYRLKDLSSSSRRFIGVTTLIFPPILNPIIYGLKTKEIRMNIMKFFWQKVLPF from the coding sequence ATGTTCTCATTGTTTTTCAATTATATTTACAGAACTGAGAAACCCATGGCTATGGCTTCTCTTGGGAATCTCTACAATATATCATCAGTTCTGTTACTTCAAGGCTTGGAATTGCCTCTGGTGGCCAGTCTTCCTGCATTCCTCTTTGCCATGCTAAGCTATATGATCATTCTTTTCTGCAACTTTATTCTGCTGATCACCATCATTTTGAATAAGAGCCTACATCAGCCGATGTATCTACTGCTGTTAAACCTACCCATCAATGACATTGTGGGATCCACAGCCCTTCTTCCACAAATAATCAATGAGCTCATGTGGGACACCAGAACCATGGAGTTTTCAACATGTGTTACACAAGCATTCTTTATACATGTATATGGAGTAGGTGCAGTGTTGATTTTGAGTGCTATGGCATATGACAGATACATGGCCATATGTTTACCTCTAAGGTATAACACAGTCATGACCCATGGCCATATCATGAAAGTAATCTCTGTTGTATGGattcttaattttattttaatagctaTACTTTTTTACCTCCTTCTGCGTTTGCCTCGATGCAAGTCTCAAATGACTCACTCATATTGTGACAACCCTTCTCTTTTGCAGCTGGTTTGTGCAGATACAACTGTTAACAATATCTATGGCCTCCTTATCACAGCTATCACCCAAATAATTGGAGTGGGACTTATATTATTTACTTATCTTCAGATTCTTGTGGCCTGTTTTAGAAACAAGAGGTCTGACACAAGAAGCAAAGCTCTGCAAACGTGTGCCACCCATTTAATAGTCTTTCTCATCTTAGAGTGTTTGGGACTGTTTACAATAATTTCCTACAGATTGAAAGACTTATCTTCAAGTTCCAGAAGATTTATAGGGGTTACCACCCTCATTTTCCCTCCAATCTTGAATCCAATAATCTATGGccttaaaaccaaagaaatcagAATGAATATTATGAAGTTTTTTTGGCAAAAGGTTTTACCCTTTTAA
- the LOC128621383 gene encoding olfactory receptor 52E4-like — MTDLSNISTLTLQGFNLPPESIVPAFVFATLGYLTILSCNLILLSTIILNKSLHQPMYILLLNLPINDLIGSTALFPQIIKELLWDTRTIQFSTCVIQAFFIHIYATGAVFILTAMAYDRYVAICCPMRYNTIMSNIHIVRLISLVWLSNIFIIAVLFILLLRLPRCRSFVTHTYCDNPSLLQLVCVNTTINNIYGLMTVAVCQVITVGLIAFTYIQILIACFRNKGSDTRKKALQTCATHLIVFLLFECLGLFTVISYRLTDLSPHLRKFSGVAAMILPPTLNPIIYGLRTKEIRVRALKFLHKRVYTS, encoded by the coding sequence ATGACTGATTTATCTAATATATCTACTCTGACACTTCAAGGCTTCAATTTGCCTCCTGAGAGTATCGTCCCTGCATTCGTCTTTGCAACACTGGGATACCTGACCATTCTTTCCTGCAACCTCATCCTACTAAGCACCATCATTCTCAATAAGAGTCTTCACCAGCCCATGTATATTCTGCTGTTAAACTTGCCCATAAATGATCTTATAGGCTCTACAGCCCTGTTCCCACAAATTATTAAGGAACTCTTATGGGATACCAGGACAATACAGTTTTCAACCTGTGTTATTCAAGCTTtctttatacatatttatgcaACAGGTGCAGTGTTCATTTTGACTGCTATGGCATATGACAGATATGTGGCCATATGCTGCCCTATGAGATACAACACAATTATGAGCAATATACACATAGTGAGGCTAATCTCCTTGGTCTGGCTCtccaatatatttataatagcTGTGCTTTTTATCCTTCTATTGCGCTTACCGCGATGCAGATCTTTTGTGACTCACACATACTGTGACAATCCCTCTTTGCTCCAGCTGGTCTGTGTAAACACAACTATAAATAACATATATGGATTGATGACTGTAGCTGTATGTCAGGTGATAACAGTAGGTCTAATTGCATTTACATACATTCAAATCCTTATAGCCTGTTTTAGAAACAAAGGATCTGATACACGTAAAAAAGCACTGCAGACATGTGCCACACACTTAATAGTCTTTCTCCTATTTGAATGTTTGGGCCTTTTCACAGTAATTTCCTACAGGTTAACAGATCTGTCCCCCCATTTAAGAAAATTCAGCGGAGTGGCCGCTATGATTTTGCCTCCAACATTAAATCCTATTATATATGGCCTAAGAACAAAGGAAATCAGGGTCAGAGCTTTAAAATTTCTCCACAAAAGGGTTTATACCTCATAA
- the LOC128621249 gene encoding zona pellucida sperm-binding protein 4-like, giving the protein MANIRVCFALVGLFLVFNYVSSTSASPQAVKMPPQAPQLPVKPTLQPQMPGQVAKCQVQDYERVPCGEPGINGDQCTTINCCFDGRQCYYGKTVTVQCTLDGQFVLVVARDTTVPRISLESISMLGGNSGPCSPVDSNTAFAIYQFPVTACGTTMMVQGGYVIYENRMLSSYEVGVGPRGAITRDTHYELHFQCKYSGVSFATLAIDPSANADPPSIVASGPLQVELRLGNGHCVAKGCAEDEVAFTSYYSAVDYPVTKVLREPVYVEVHMVGRTDPNIVLVLGGCWATASPNPYSLPQWDLLVNGCPYRDDRYLTKLMPVNGMSGLAYPTHYRRFVLKMFTFVDPESMDPMDETLYIHCSTAVCLPTAQDSCEPTCARRRRDAAAEGSPHASGVVSSGRVIFTKSSSPQFV; this is encoded by the exons ATGGCAAATATAAGGGTATGTTTTGCACTTGTGGGGCTTTTTCTGGTTTTCAACTATGTGAGCAGTACATCTGCATCTCCACAAGCTGTAAAAATGCCACCTCAAGCTCCTCAGCTTCCTGTGAAGCCCACTTTGCAGCCGCAGATGCCTGGCCAGGTTGCAAAATGCCAAGTGCAAGACTATGAAAGGGTTCCTTGTGGAGAACCAGGTATCAACGGTGATCAGTGCACCACTATAAACTGCTGTTTTGATGGCCGACAGTGCTATTATGGGAAAACGG TGACTGTCCAGTGTACCCTTGATGGCCAGTTTGTGCTGGTGGTGGCCAGAGATACAACAGTTCCCAGGATAAGCCTGGAGTCCATCAGCATGTTGGGAGGAAACAGTGGACCCTGTAGTCCTGTTGACTCGAATACAGCCTTTGCTATATACCAGTTTCCTGTAACTGCTTGTGGGACGACCATGATG GTACAAGGTGGTTATGTGATCTATGAAAACAGGATGCTCTCCTCCTATGAAGTTGGAGTTGGACCCCGAGGCGCAATCACCAGAGACACTCACTATGA GCTTCACTTCCAGTGTAAATATTCAGGTGTTAGCTTTGCCACTCTGGCTATTGACCCTTCAGCCAATGCTGATCCTCCGTCCATTGTTGCTTCTGGACCACTCCAAGTAGAACTAAGACTAGGAAATGGTCACTGTGTTGCAAAGGGGTGTGCAGAAG ATGAAGTAGCCTTTACCTCatactacagtgctgttgaCTACCCTGTGACTAAGGTTCTGAGGGAACCAGTGTATGTTGAAGTGCACATGGTGGGAAGAACTGATCCAAATATTGTCCTGGTTTTGGGAGGCTGCTGGGCGACTGCTTCCCCTAACCCCTACAGCCTTCCCCAGTGGGATCTTCTGGTGAATGG GTGCCCATACAGGGATGACCGTTATTTGACCAAGCTGATGCCAGTTAATGGGATGTCTGGACTTGCGTATCCTACCCATTACAGACgctttgtcctgaagatgttcacATTTGTGGATCCAGAATCTATGGATCCAATGGATGAGACG CTCTACATCCACTGCAGTACAGCTGTATGTCTTCCAACTGCACAAGACTCTTGTGAACCAACGTGTGCCAGAAGAA GAAGAGATGCTGCTGCAGAAGGCTCTCCTCATGCCTCAGGAGTAGTGTCTAGTGGACGTGTGATCTTTACCAAAAGCTCCTCACCTCAGTTTGTTTAA
- the selenof gene encoding selenoprotein F, whose amino-acid sequence MVAEVYLLWLLPLLQSLAAFGAELSSEACRELGFSSNLLCSSCDLLGQFSLSPIEPFCRQCCQEEAQLESRKLYPGAILEVCGUKLGRFPQVQAFVRSDKPKMFKGLQIKYVRGSDPVLKLLDDNGNIAEELSILKWNTDSVEEFLSEKLDRI is encoded by the exons ATGGTGGCGGAGGTGTATTTACTTTGGCTATTGCCATTGCTTCAGTCG CTAGCAGCGTTCGGAGCCGAGCTGTCGTCGGAGGCATGCAGGGAGCTCGGCTTCTCCAGTAACCTGCTGTGCAGCTCGTGTGATTTGCTGGGCCAGTTCAGCCTGTCGCCAATCGAGCCCTTCTGCAGGCAGTGCTGCCAGGAGGAGGCTCAGCTCGAGTCCAGGAAG CTCTACCCCGGAGCCATCCTTGAGGTCTGTGGATGAAAACTGGGGAGGTTCCCTCAAGTCCAAG CTTTCGTCAGGAGCGACAAGCCGAAGATGTTCAAGGGCCTTCAGATTAAG TATGTGCGAGGCTCGGATCCTGTACTGAAGCTGCTGGACGATAACGGGAACATTGCTGAAGAACTCAGCATCCTCAAGTGGAACACGGACAGCGTGGAGGAATTCCTCAGCGAAAAACTCGACCGCATTTAA